Proteins encoded within one genomic window of Chthonomonas sp.:
- a CDS encoding serine hydrolase, with product MFLGLTALTVMSLAAPSSDLAALKTQMDALCAGFKGKIGYSVRMVHEPGEISLLGEQRFPTASTIKTVLLLEAINQVEEGKLKWTDTKEIPPTAERTSNMASMWSYYLKDGIKIDLDGWCNLMITYSDNTATKMVGMWVGNQPVRDRMVGFGLERTAFLSYSPADGTWFKRWNRSYGMGMTTPNEMSQLWLRIARREATKTQAGAERLLKILGRQYWDDWAGASAPPEVRVFNKTGAISRSRSETAYILGKRPYVLSIYTDDQKDQRWTADNEGDVLLGKLCNLVWNTLNPGQKYVRPEGWEKFGPTGGGIE from the coding sequence ATGTTTCTGGGACTCACTGCTCTCACCGTGATGTCGCTCGCCGCTCCCTCCAGCGACTTGGCCGCCCTAAAGACCCAGATGGACGCCTTGTGTGCTGGGTTCAAGGGAAAGATCGGCTACTCGGTTCGCATGGTCCACGAGCCCGGGGAGATCAGCCTGCTCGGCGAGCAGCGCTTCCCCACTGCGAGCACAATCAAGACGGTCCTTTTGCTTGAGGCGATCAACCAAGTAGAAGAGGGCAAGCTCAAGTGGACCGACACGAAAGAGATCCCACCGACCGCCGAGCGGACCTCGAACATGGCGAGCATGTGGAGCTACTACCTGAAGGACGGCATCAAGATCGACCTTGACGGGTGGTGCAATCTCATGATCACGTACTCAGACAACACGGCCACCAAGATGGTCGGCATGTGGGTTGGGAATCAGCCGGTGCGAGATCGAATGGTGGGCTTTGGGCTGGAACGAACCGCGTTTCTGAGCTATTCGCCTGCCGACGGAACGTGGTTCAAGCGCTGGAACCGCTCGTACGGAATGGGCATGACGACCCCCAACGAGATGTCCCAACTGTGGCTGCGCATCGCCCGACGCGAAGCGACGAAGACTCAAGCAGGTGCAGAACGGCTACTGAAGATCCTGGGCCGACAGTACTGGGATGACTGGGCTGGTGCGAGCGCACCTCCCGAAGTCCGCGTATTCAACAAGACCGGCGCGATCAGCCGCAGCCGCAGTGAGACCGCGTACATCTTGGGCAAGCGCCCCTACGTCCTGAGCATCTACACCGACGACCAGAAGGATCAGCGCTGGACCGCGGACAACGAAGGCGACGTGTTGCTGGGCAAACTTTGCAACCTGGTCTGGAACACCTTGAACCCAGGTCA
- a CDS encoding ATP-dependent Clp protease adaptor ClpS, which produces MNYERMSHDIDSETDAGLSANTTVIGTRRWMVTIFNNSYNSADEVVRILMEATACTLEEAAIETWEAHTYGQAPVHFESREVCEKVARVINRIGVVTEVGPEFDD; this is translated from the coding sequence ATGAACTACGAACGGATGAGCCACGACATCGACAGTGAAACCGACGCGGGTTTGTCTGCGAACACCACCGTCATCGGCACGCGCCGGTGGATGGTTACGATCTTCAACAATTCGTACAACTCTGCCGATGAGGTAGTCCGCATCCTAATGGAAGCCACCGCCTGCACGCTTGAAGAGGCGGCCATCGAGACGTGGGAGGCCCACACCTACGGTCAGGCACCGGTCCATTTTGAGTCGCGCGAAGTCTGCGAGAAGGTCGCGCGAGTCATTAACCGAATCGGCGTCGTCACCGAAGTCGGCCCTGAGTTTGATGACTAA